In the genome of Staphylococcus durrellii, one region contains:
- a CDS encoding DUF2294 domain-containing protein, producing MSHIDKHKKEQTFANLVRSYRKNHVGKGPKKIDVSFVGSWAIAFMTGALSKVEHFYLKDERNEEMLRYARTEEIKRLYDEQPPKEMEELVGAKFVKLFTDVDLADDEVVSIFVFDKSIE from the coding sequence GTGAGTCACATAGATAAGCACAAGAAAGAACAGACGTTTGCAAATCTAGTGCGTTCCTATCGTAAAAACCATGTCGGCAAAGGTCCTAAAAAAATTGATGTTTCATTTGTAGGCAGTTGGGCTATAGCTTTTATGACTGGTGCGTTAAGTAAAGTTGAACACTTTTATTTAAAAGATGAACGCAATGAAGAGATGTTGCGCTATGCGCGAACTGAGGAAATTAAAAGATTATACGATGAGCAACCGCCAAAAGAAATGGAAGAACTGGTCGGAGCAAAATTTGTTAAATTATTTACAGATGTTGATTTAGCTGATGATGAAGTTGTATCAATATTTGTATTCGATAAATCAATAGAATAA
- the iolB gene encoding 5-deoxy-glucuronate isomerase: protein MSTLLKKAKNNKVSEGISIVHNYSSTELDLNYIGFSVVEISKGYTYTIETKELELCVVMLSGTANVSDGEKTFSNIGQRGSIFDRIPTDSVYISRDKNVRIEATSDIKIICCFAPCNEQRPSELIKAEDNSVEDRGQYNNKRHVHNILPDTHKASENLLVVEVYTNQANWSSYPPHKHDQDSLPAESLLEETYYHEINPEQGFVFQRVYTDDRSLDETMAVEHQDAVIVPRGYHPVGVPDGYDAYYLNIMAGPKKTWKFNNDKDHEWILNRK, encoded by the coding sequence ATGTCAACGTTATTAAAAAAAGCTAAAAATAATAAAGTTTCTGAAGGTATATCGATTGTTCATAATTATAGTTCGACTGAACTAGATTTGAATTATATAGGGTTTTCCGTAGTAGAAATTAGTAAAGGTTATACCTACACTATTGAAACTAAGGAACTCGAATTATGTGTAGTTATGTTGAGTGGTACTGCAAATGTATCTGATGGAGAAAAAACATTTTCAAATATAGGTCAACGTGGGTCTATTTTTGATCGTATACCCACTGATAGCGTATATATTTCGAGAGATAAAAACGTTCGGATAGAGGCAACAAGTGATATCAAAATAATTTGTTGCTTTGCTCCTTGTAATGAACAAAGACCTTCTGAATTGATTAAAGCTGAAGATAACTCTGTTGAGGACAGAGGTCAATATAATAATAAACGTCATGTTCATAATATTTTACCTGATACGCATAAAGCGAGTGAAAATTTATTAGTTGTTGAAGTTTATACAAATCAGGCAAATTGGTCTAGTTACCCACCACATAAGCATGATCAAGACAGCCTCCCTGCAGAATCTTTACTTGAAGAAACTTATTATCATGAAATCAATCCTGAACAAGGATTTGTTTTTCAACGTGTATACACTGATGACCGTTCTCTTGATGAAACAATGGCTGTTGAACATCAAGATGCTGTAATTGTACCAAGAGGTTATCATCCAGTAGGCGTTCCTGATGGCTATGATGCCTATTATTTAAATATTATGGCTGGTCCAAAAAAGACATGGAAATTTAATAACGACAAAGATCATGAGTGGATACTTAATAGAAAGTGA
- a CDS encoding solute:sodium symporter family transporter: MNMFSVISFIIVVVVIGGYAYFRSRKINTKNADGYFMGGRSLTGFTIASTIIMTNLSTEQIVGQNGQSFKAGMEVMAWEVTSSIAIVLLALVFLPKYFRYGVDTISDFIEMRFDTFTKRLVSLLFIFTYVVSFLPVVLYSGALVFNKIFNISELLNVSDLTAVILISSVIGLVGMLYLFIGGLSLSAHSDSIYGIGLLIGGLSIPILGLILLGNGNFLQGFDHVIQKTPEKLNAFGDIDSKIVPWPTLFFGMFFNNLFFWCTNQMIVQKSLAGKNLKEAQKGTLFVGIFKILGGLFLVFPGVLAFNLLGGSIDNPDNAYPLLVNEVLPKWAYGLFGAVIFGAILSSFVGSLNSTTTLFSLDFYKSVINKEATNKQVSRVGRLVTIIVGVVVVILAPMISIFPQGLYAVVQEFNGLYNMPVLLLVLTGFFVKRTSRTGAKVMFISHIVMYGLSKVFLTDIHFLYVLSVLFFIDLIIISLFNKYNPTNTFDFKVNYAKVDLTPWKHRYILSGFIVLAVIILYIFFSPIGIARG; the protein is encoded by the coding sequence ATGAATATGTTCTCAGTAATATCTTTTATCATTGTTGTAGTTGTAATTGGAGGATATGCTTACTTTAGAAGCCGTAAAATCAATACTAAAAATGCGGACGGGTATTTCATGGGAGGACGAAGTCTAACGGGTTTCACGATTGCTTCTACCATTATCATGACAAATCTTTCGACAGAACAAATCGTGGGTCAAAATGGTCAAAGCTTCAAAGCAGGTATGGAAGTAATGGCATGGGAAGTAACTTCGTCTATTGCAATTGTGTTATTAGCTTTAGTATTTTTACCTAAGTATTTTAGATATGGTGTAGATACTATATCAGACTTTATAGAAATGCGTTTTGATACTTTTACTAAAAGACTTGTATCACTACTCTTTATATTTACATATGTAGTGTCATTCTTGCCCGTTGTTTTATATTCCGGTGCATTAGTTTTTAATAAAATTTTCAATATTAGCGAATTACTCAATGTTAGTGATTTAACTGCCGTAATATTAATTTCTAGTGTTATTGGTCTCGTCGGTATGCTTTACTTATTTATAGGTGGTTTATCTTTAAGCGCACATAGTGACTCAATATATGGTATTGGCCTTTTAATCGGTGGATTATCCATACCGATTCTAGGATTAATTTTATTAGGTAATGGTAACTTTTTACAAGGCTTTGATCACGTAATACAAAAGACACCAGAAAAACTTAACGCTTTCGGAGACATTGATTCTAAGATAGTTCCTTGGCCAACATTATTTTTCGGTATGTTTTTCAATAACTTATTTTTCTGGTGTACTAACCAAATGATAGTTCAAAAATCATTGGCAGGAAAAAACTTGAAAGAAGCCCAAAAAGGAACTTTATTTGTCGGAATATTCAAAATTTTAGGTGGTTTATTCTTAGTTTTCCCAGGTGTTCTAGCCTTTAACTTACTTGGTGGAAGTATTGATAATCCTGACAACGCTTATCCTTTATTAGTTAACGAAGTATTACCAAAATGGGCTTATGGCTTATTTGGTGCAGTTATTTTCGGTGCTATATTAAGTTCATTCGTAGGTTCGTTAAATAGTACTACTACTCTATTCTCTTTAGACTTTTATAAATCAGTTATCAACAAAGAAGCTACTAATAAACAAGTATCTAGAGTTGGTAGACTTGTAACAATAATTGTTGGTGTGGTTGTTGTAATTTTAGCTCCTATGATTTCTATTTTCCCACAAGGTTTGTATGCTGTAGTACAAGAATTTAATGGCCTTTATAATATGCCGGTATTATTACTCGTACTAACTGGATTTTTTGTTAAGCGGACATCTCGCACTGGTGCTAAAGTAATGTTTATCTCACATATTGTTATGTATGGACTTTCGAAAGTATTTTTAACTGATATACATTTCTTATATGTTTTAAGCGTATTATTCTTCATTGATTTAATTATTATAAGCTTATTCAATAAATATAATCCAACTAATACATTCGACTTTAAAGTAAATTATGCAAAAGTAGATTTAACGCCCTGGAAACATAGATACATTTTAAGTGGTTTCATTGTATTAGCAGTAATTATTTTATATATATTCTTTTCACCAATTGGAATAGCTAGGGGGTAG
- the iolG gene encoding inositol 2-dehydrogenase — translation MLNIGVIGAGRIGRLHVNYLKQRKDINLKWISDLFCDKLDSWIKESNISNKTKNYQDIMNDPEIDAIIICSPTNTHVDIIKDACKKGIHVFCEKPISLSLSEAEEAVEAVNASNIKLQMGFNRRFDKNFKLLQERLSDGELGNIQTLRITSRDPEPPPLEYVKNSGGLFMDMSIHDFDMARYLMNSEVTEVYASGGAMINAEIEQYEDIDTAIITLKFENGALAVIENCRRSVYGYDQRVEILGDNGLISVDNTQSSTLTFHKADSISTQNPPYFFLDRYSEAYEVEMNYFIDAIKNDSDVLCSIEDGLAAQKIAVKCKESLNKKPAKLQ, via the coding sequence ATGTTAAATATAGGAGTTATTGGTGCTGGCCGTATAGGTCGCCTTCACGTTAATTATTTAAAACAAAGAAAAGATATTAATCTTAAATGGATTTCAGATTTATTTTGTGACAAACTAGATAGTTGGATTAAAGAATCAAACATTAGTAATAAAACTAAAAACTATCAAGATATAATGAACGATCCTGAAATCGATGCTATTATAATATGTTCACCGACAAATACTCACGTCGATATTATTAAAGATGCTTGTAAAAAAGGAATTCATGTTTTTTGTGAAAAACCTATTAGTTTATCACTCAGCGAAGCAGAAGAAGCTGTAGAAGCAGTTAATGCATCAAATATCAAACTACAAATGGGTTTCAATAGACGTTTCGATAAAAACTTCAAACTATTACAAGAACGTCTTTCAGATGGAGAACTCGGAAATATTCAAACACTACGAATTACCTCAAGAGACCCAGAACCACCACCATTAGAATATGTTAAAAATTCAGGTGGTTTATTCATGGATATGTCGATTCATGACTTTGATATGGCACGTTATTTAATGAACTCAGAAGTTACTGAAGTTTATGCCAGTGGTGGTGCTATGATAAATGCAGAAATTGAACAGTATGAGGATATCGATACTGCTATAATCACTTTGAAATTTGAAAATGGCGCATTAGCAGTGATTGAAAATTGTCGCCGTAGTGTTTATGGTTATGATCAAAGAGTAGAAATACTAGGTGATAATGGATTAATTAGTGTTGATAACACACAATCTTCTACACTAACATTCCATAAAGCAGATAGTATTTCAACACAGAATCCGCCTTACTTCTTTTTAGACAGATATTCAGAAGCATATGAAGTCGAAATGAATTATTTTATAGATGCTATTAAAAATGATAGTGATGTTTTATGTTCTATAGAAGATGGTTTAGCAGCACAAAAAATCGCAGTTAAATGTAAAGAATCTCTGAATAAAAAACCTGCTAAATTGCAATAA
- a CDS encoding NAD-dependent formate dehydrogenase codes for MKIVALFPESVEGEENQTLNTKKAIGLKPFLAEKGHELVILTDNEADLDKHLADMDVVISAPFYPAYMTRERIEKAPNLKLAITAGVGSDHVDLQAASEHNVGVVEVTGSNTVSVAEHAVMDLLILLRNYEEGHRQSEEGEWNLSRVGNQARELQNKTIGIFGFGRIGQLVAERLAPFNVTIQHYDPINQKDNDHSKFVEFEQLVATSDAITIHAPLTPDTDDLFNYNVLSKMKDGSYLVNTARGKIVNTEDLVELLEAKHIQGYAGDVWFPQPAPADHPWRTMPRNAMTVHYSGMTLEAQERIEEGVKDILNRFFNNEPFQDKDIIVDGGQITSKSYKTK; via the coding sequence ATGAAAATAGTAGCATTATTTCCAGAATCTGTAGAGGGCGAAGAAAATCAAACACTTAACACGAAAAAAGCGATTGGTCTAAAACCATTTTTAGCTGAAAAAGGACATGAATTAGTAATATTAACTGATAACGAGGCAGATTTAGATAAACACTTAGCAGATATGGATGTAGTAATAAGTGCACCATTCTATCCTGCTTATATGACTAGAGAACGTATTGAAAAAGCGCCTAATTTAAAATTAGCAATTACTGCTGGCGTAGGTTCAGACCATGTAGACTTACAAGCTGCCAGTGAACACAATGTTGGTGTTGTTGAAGTAACAGGTAGCAACACTGTAAGTGTTGCAGAACATGCTGTTATGGATCTGCTTATTTTACTACGTAACTATGAAGAAGGTCATAGACAATCAGAAGAAGGCGAATGGAACCTATCACGTGTAGGTAACCAAGCGCGTGAATTACAAAACAAAACAATTGGTATCTTTGGCTTTGGTAGAATTGGACAACTTGTTGCAGAACGTTTAGCACCATTTAATGTTACAATTCAACATTATGATCCAATCAACCAAAAAGATAATGATCATTCTAAATTTGTAGAATTTGAACAACTTGTAGCAACAAGTGATGCTATTACAATCCATGCACCACTAACTCCAGACACAGATGATTTATTCAATTATAACGTTTTAAGTAAAATGAAAGACGGTAGCTATTTAGTAAACACAGCACGTGGTAAAATAGTGAATACAGAGGATTTAGTAGAATTATTAGAAGCTAAACACATTCAAGGTTATGCCGGTGATGTCTGGTTCCCTCAACCAGCACCAGCTGATCATCCATGGAGAACAATGCCAAGAAATGCGATGACTGTACACTATTCAGGTATGACGCTAGAAGCACAAGAACGTATTGAAGAAGGGGTAAAAGATATCTTAAATCGTTTCTTCAATAACGAACCATTCCAAGATAAAGACATTATCGTAGACGGTGGCCAAATCACTAGTAAAAGTTATAAAACTAAATAA
- a CDS encoding CoA-acylating methylmalonate-semialdehyde dehydrogenase: MVNTLKNYINGSWIESKAKEEIDVFNPATKELIAKVPVSTREELDYAAEIAQQSFEQWKEVPVPKRARILFKFQQLLIENKNTLAEIITKENGKNLTEALGEVQRGIENVEFACGAPSLMMGDSLSSIATNIEGTNYRYPIGVIGGITPFNFPMMVPCWMFPMAIAMGNTFIIKPSEKTPLLVNKLVHLLEEAGLPKGVFNVVHGAHDVVNGICENEHIKGVSFVGSKPVGAYVYKKATDNLKRAQCLTGAKNHTIVLKDANLDQAVKDIIGAAFGSAGERCMAAAVIAVEEGVYDAFKEKLVQASKEIVIGNGLEDNVFLGPVIREENKERTIDYVKKGIEEGADILLDGREDNLEEGYFVKPTIFENVTTDMKLWQDEIFAPVLSLVKVSGLKEGVQLANKSEFANGACLFTDSASAVRYFRETIDAGMLGINLGVPAPMAIFPFSGWKSSFYGSLHCNGKDSIEFYTHRKVVTARHDTSKF; encoded by the coding sequence ATGGTAAATACGTTAAAAAATTATATCAATGGGTCATGGATAGAATCAAAAGCTAAGGAAGAGATTGATGTTTTCAACCCCGCAACAAAAGAACTAATTGCAAAAGTTCCAGTATCTACAAGAGAAGAGTTGGATTACGCTGCGGAAATAGCACAACAAAGTTTTGAACAGTGGAAAGAAGTGCCTGTTCCTAAAAGAGCACGTATATTGTTTAAATTCCAACAATTACTCATCGAAAATAAAAATACTCTAGCTGAAATTATTACTAAGGAGAACGGTAAAAATCTTACTGAAGCTTTAGGTGAAGTTCAAAGAGGTATCGAAAATGTTGAATTTGCATGCGGAGCACCTTCACTAATGATGGGTGATTCTTTATCAAGTATAGCAACAAATATCGAAGGAACAAACTATAGATATCCAATTGGTGTAATAGGAGGTATCACTCCATTTAACTTCCCTATGATGGTCCCTTGTTGGATGTTCCCGATGGCTATTGCAATGGGTAATACATTTATCATTAAACCTTCAGAAAAAACACCATTACTTGTAAATAAACTAGTTCATTTATTAGAAGAAGCTGGTTTACCTAAAGGTGTATTTAATGTCGTTCACGGCGCACATGATGTAGTGAATGGTATTTGTGAAAATGAACATATCAAGGGTGTTTCTTTTGTTGGCTCTAAACCAGTAGGGGCATACGTGTATAAAAAAGCTACAGATAATTTAAAACGTGCCCAATGTTTAACAGGCGCTAAAAACCATACAATCGTATTAAAAGACGCTAACTTAGATCAAGCTGTTAAAGACATTATTGGAGCAGCATTTGGTTCAGCAGGAGAAAGATGTATGGCAGCTGCTGTTATAGCAGTAGAAGAAGGTGTTTATGATGCCTTTAAAGAAAAATTAGTACAGGCTAGTAAAGAAATAGTAATTGGTAATGGACTTGAAGATAACGTATTTTTAGGACCTGTAATTCGTGAAGAAAATAAAGAACGTACGATTGATTATGTTAAGAAAGGTATCGAAGAAGGTGCAGACATATTATTAGATGGTCGTGAAGATAATTTAGAGGAAGGTTATTTTGTTAAACCGACTATATTTGAAAATGTCACAACAGATATGAAGCTTTGGCAAGATGAAATATTTGCACCGGTATTATCTTTAGTTAAAGTTAGTGGCTTAAAAGAAGGGGTACAATTAGCTAATAAATCTGAATTTGCAAATGGTGCATGCTTATTCACTGATAGTGCATCAGCTGTTCGATATTTTAGAGAAACAATTGATGCAGGCATGTTAGGTATTAATTTAGGTGTTCCAGCACCAATGGCTATATTCCCATTCTCTGGATGGAAGTCTTCATTCTACGGATCATTACATTGTAACGGTAAAGATAGCATAGAATTTTATACTCATAGAAAAGTTGTAACAGCAAGACATGATACGTCTAAATTTTAA
- a CDS encoding DeoR/GlpR family DNA-binding transcription regulator, with protein sequence MKSKRILKVEKYVQDNETVSIEELTEEFNVSINTIRRDINELVKRNSVKKVYGGVKSTDNQETKAIDYSERNIENYEHKKNIGYLASQYIKANDVIYIDTGTTTIHILDNIDENLPFTIITNSLDVINKATKFNNVSLFIIGEKYKARTRSFTGVKSQSIVDKFNIKKAFMAATAVNINNGLTNAEIEENFIKQAVIKQSEEKYVLVDHSKINKSTLLTYTELADIDYLITDKNPDKEFLEYCQNHDVTIKTN encoded by the coding sequence TTGAAATCAAAAAGAATATTAAAAGTTGAAAAGTACGTACAGGACAACGAAACTGTTTCTATAGAAGAATTGACTGAAGAATTTAATGTTTCTATCAATACAATTAGAAGAGACATCAACGAACTAGTTAAAAGAAATAGTGTTAAAAAGGTATACGGGGGAGTTAAAAGTACTGATAATCAAGAAACTAAAGCAATTGATTACTCAGAAAGAAATATTGAAAACTATGAACACAAGAAAAATATAGGTTACTTAGCTTCACAATATATAAAAGCAAATGATGTAATCTACATAGATACCGGCACTACTACAATTCATATATTAGATAACATCGATGAAAACTTGCCATTTACAATTATTACTAATAGTTTAGATGTAATTAACAAAGCAACTAAATTTAATAATGTTTCTCTTTTTATCATCGGCGAAAAATACAAAGCTAGAACACGTTCATTCACTGGAGTGAAAAGCCAAAGTATTGTAGATAAATTTAATATAAAAAAAGCATTTATGGCTGCAACAGCCGTAAATATTAATAATGGATTAACGAATGCTGAAATTGAAGAAAACTTTATAAAACAAGCTGTTATCAAGCAATCTGAAGAAAAGTACGTGCTTGTAGATCATTCAAAAATCAATAAATCAACACTGTTAACATATACTGAATTAGCAGATATCGATTATTTAATTACAGATAAGAATCCTGACAAGGAATTCCTCGAATATTGCCAAAACCATGATGTCACAATCAAAACAAATTAA
- the iolC gene encoding 5-dehydro-2-deoxygluconokinase, which translates to MTKKDIVAIGRIAIDLNSVEINRPMEETATFRKYVGGSPVNISIGAAKLGLNVGIVANVSDDQHGRFATNYLEQTGVDTSQVTIDQEGHKIGLTFTEIKSPSESNILMYRDSVADLNLKPENISADYIKDSKYLLISGTALAKSPSREAILKALQIAKSNQVKVVFELDYRPYSWKNEEETSIYYQLVAEQADIVIGTRDEFDMITHYQALEDVDIANELLKYSAELVVIKRGVQGSHAYTQTGEVFEGQAFKAKVIKTFGAGDSYAAAFLYALSQNHDIPTALQYGAASAAIVVSSHSSSEAMPTLNDIEALIASQSNEVM; encoded by the coding sequence ATGACGAAAAAAGATATTGTGGCAATTGGCAGAATAGCAATTGATTTAAATTCAGTAGAAATTAACAGACCTATGGAAGAAACGGCAACTTTTAGAAAATATGTGGGTGGCTCTCCGGTCAATATAAGTATAGGTGCAGCAAAGTTAGGTTTGAATGTGGGTATTGTTGCTAATGTTTCCGATGACCAGCATGGACGATTTGCTACTAACTATTTAGAACAAACTGGTGTTGATACTTCTCAAGTAACAATAGATCAAGAAGGTCATAAAATTGGACTTACGTTTACAGAAATAAAAAGCCCAAGCGAATCAAATATTTTGATGTATCGAGACAGTGTTGCGGACTTGAATTTAAAACCTGAAAATATTTCCGCTGATTATATAAAAGATAGTAAATATTTACTAATATCAGGTACAGCATTAGCCAAATCTCCCTCAAGAGAAGCGATATTAAAAGCATTACAAATTGCTAAATCAAATCAAGTTAAGGTTGTATTTGAGTTAGATTATCGCCCTTATTCTTGGAAAAATGAAGAAGAAACATCAATTTATTATCAATTAGTGGCCGAACAAGCCGATATTGTCATTGGTACGAGAGATGAATTTGATATGATTACGCATTATCAAGCATTGGAAGATGTTGATATAGCTAATGAACTACTTAAATATTCTGCTGAATTAGTAGTGATTAAACGTGGTGTGCAAGGGTCACACGCGTATACGCAAACAGGTGAAGTATTTGAAGGACAAGCATTTAAGGCTAAAGTAATTAAAACATTTGGCGCAGGTGATTCATATGCTGCAGCTTTCCTTTATGCGTTGTCACAAAATCATGATATCCCAACTGCATTACAATATGGCGCAGCATCTGCCGCAATTGTTGTAAGTAGTCATAGTTCATCCGAAGCTATGCCAACATTAAATGACATAGAAGCACTGATAGCTTCTCAATCAAATGAGGTGATGTAA
- the iolE gene encoding myo-inosose-2 dehydratase, with product MYMTTNIKYGCAPIAWTNDDLPELGSNNSFEQCISEIALSGYVGTEIGNKYPKNPKELNSYLAPRGLSVASAWLSLYLTTKPFEENKDQFIKHRNFLYELGAKVIVVAEQGHSIQCNFDKSLFKDKPTFNENEWSLLADGLEELGKLAQEKDMHIVYHHHMGTGVQTTEEINKLMSLTNPDYVSLLFDTGHLVMSGEEPSEIYKQHHNRIKHIHFKDIRSNIKQHVIQQNLSFLEGVKKGMFTVPGDGDIDFNPILDLIISSNYSGWIIVEAEQDPSVANPFIYAKKAKEYISQLSNKLNYA from the coding sequence TTGTATATGACAACAAACATAAAATATGGTTGTGCCCCAATTGCATGGACGAATGATGATTTACCTGAATTAGGCAGTAATAACTCTTTTGAACAATGTATTAGCGAGATTGCTTTATCTGGATATGTCGGTACTGAAATCGGAAACAAATATCCTAAAAACCCTAAAGAACTCAATTCTTATCTTGCTCCAAGAGGTTTATCTGTAGCTAGTGCATGGTTAAGTTTGTATTTAACTACTAAGCCTTTTGAAGAAAACAAAGACCAATTCATTAAGCATAGAAATTTTCTCTATGAATTAGGTGCAAAAGTAATTGTTGTAGCTGAACAAGGTCATAGTATTCAGTGCAATTTCGACAAATCTCTGTTTAAAGATAAACCTACTTTTAACGAAAATGAATGGTCGCTTTTAGCAGATGGATTAGAAGAATTAGGTAAATTAGCTCAAGAAAAAGATATGCACATTGTCTACCATCATCATATGGGCACGGGTGTCCAAACAACTGAAGAGATAAATAAACTCATGAGTCTTACTAATCCAGATTATGTCTCGCTATTATTCGACACTGGCCACTTAGTCATGTCTGGTGAGGAACCTTCAGAAATATACAAGCAACATCACAATAGAATTAAACACATTCATTTTAAAGATATTAGATCGAATATTAAACAACATGTTATACAACAAAACCTCAGTTTTTTAGAAGGTGTTAAGAAAGGCATGTTTACAGTACCTGGTGATGGTGATATTGATTTTAATCCAATACTAGACTTGATAATTAGCTCGAATTATTCAGGATGGATTATCGTTGAAGCCGAACAAGATCCGTCTGTAGCAAACCCGTTTATTTACGCCAAAAAAGCAAAAGAATACATTTCTCAATTATCAAATAAGTTAAATTACGCATAA
- a CDS encoding Gfo/Idh/MocA family protein: MTQLKIGQVGLGRLGRIHAQNLSKYIMNAELFAVTSIVPEELDYAKNELGVKHCYTSYTEMINNDELDAVIIVSPSGFHTVQISQALKKGLHVFSEKPIGIDLTTINNLLSELDNHPNTVFQLGFMRRFDDSYLYAKEVIERGDLGEITSMRCYGIDPSEGLPSFINFAKNSASGGIFLDMSIHDIDLVRWFTESEFSTVYALGNSLAAPQLADYNELETGACLATLENGVIVYLLAGRNANHGYHVETEIIGTKGMIRIGNAPEKNLVTVYDDNGVIRPTSTHFPERFKIAFINELTTFVNSIINNEKPTITGNDGLKSTEAAIAMQESFEKNEVVKLVGACI; encoded by the coding sequence ATGACACAACTAAAAATTGGACAAGTTGGGCTTGGGCGTTTAGGACGTATACATGCCCAAAACTTATCCAAATATATAATGAATGCTGAATTATTTGCTGTAACTAGTATAGTTCCAGAAGAGTTAGACTATGCTAAAAATGAATTAGGCGTTAAACATTGTTATACATCATATACTGAAATGATTAATAATGATGAATTAGATGCAGTAATTATTGTTTCACCAAGCGGTTTCCACACTGTACAAATCTCTCAAGCACTAAAGAAAGGTTTGCATGTGTTTTCCGAGAAGCCTATTGGCATTGATTTAACTACAATAAACAACTTACTTTCAGAATTAGATAATCATCCTAATACAGTATTTCAACTAGGTTTTATGCGTCGCTTTGATGATTCTTATTTATATGCTAAAGAGGTTATTGAACGTGGTGACTTAGGAGAAATCACATCAATGCGTTGTTACGGCATTGATCCAAGTGAAGGATTACCAAGCTTTATAAACTTCGCTAAAAATAGTGCGAGTGGTGGCATTTTCTTAGATATGTCTATTCATGATATTGATTTAGTAAGATGGTTCACCGAATCTGAATTTTCTACAGTTTATGCGCTTGGTAATAGTTTAGCTGCACCTCAATTAGCAGATTACAATGAGCTTGAAACTGGCGCCTGCTTAGCAACTCTTGAAAATGGCGTCATCGTTTACTTGTTAGCAGGTCGAAATGCTAACCATGGATATCATGTTGAAACTGAAATAATAGGAACAAAAGGTATGATTCGTATAGGTAATGCACCCGAAAAGAATTTAGTCACTGTCTATGATGATAACGGTGTAATCAGACCCACTTCAACACACTTCCCTGAACGCTTTAAAATAGCCTTTATAAACGAACTTACAACTTTTGTAAATTCTATTATTAACAACGAAAAACCTACTATTACAGGCAACGACGGGTTAAAAAGCACTGAAGCTGCCATTGCCATGCAAGAATCATTTGAAAAAAATGAAGTAGTGAAATTGGTAGGTGCTTGTATATGA